Proteins encoded by one window of Megachile rotundata isolate GNS110a chromosome 10, iyMegRotu1, whole genome shotgun sequence:
- the LOC100882323 gene encoding protein SAAL1 isoform X2 produces MSTERDIVEFLVDNDFFKVAEYTLNSSEEPRLTEIILGILGNMTCEPVVLELLGAHEELLETILRHLSSEDSATLVQILRLLRSALWNIQNNPESKWRVNLRNSTFLREVVPFILKSSTNEELLIATTSFLRSSAEIDLPTGKTLLDELFDSSSFLPGMLESFEEVLPQDEGQYSASTLKYLEDWLELFSNLRKGHQIHQTILQEDNLTRIVEIPRRILTSFIDPWNLYPLDETKASCIHRCAEMILDFRWKGFLTADATNDIDSTVLKIIFNINTAIKDEEDSEEIMDELSKYLEGYWIEISKISTIDEIIKILKTNEKTVNDHVINLLKSKIPAEKMIGVLAGLSNE; encoded by the exons ATGAGCACAGAGAGGGACATCGTTGAATTTCTGGTGGATAATGACTTTTTTAAAGTAgctgagtacactttaaattcTTCTGAAGAACCAAGACTAACG GAAATAATTTTGGGAATACTTGGAAACATGACTTGTGAACCAGTAGTGCTTGAATTACTAGGGGCACATGAGGAACTTCTTGAAACTATTCTTCGTCATCTTTCTTCTGAAGACAGTGCCACATTAGTACAAATTCTTCGACTTTTGCGTTCTGCACTTTGGAATATTCAGAATAATCCTGAATCAAAGTGGAGagttaatttgagaaattcaacTTTTTTAAGAGAAGTAGTTCCTTTCATCTTAAAAAGTTCCACAAATG AGGAACTTTTAATAGCAACAACAAGTTTTCTGCGTTCTTCAGCAGAAATTGACCTTCCTACTGGTAAAACATTATTGGATGAATTGTTTGATTCATCTAGTTTTTTACCAG GAATGTTAGAATCTTTTGAAGAAGTTCTTCCTCAAGATGAGGGACAGTATTCAGCTTCAACCTTAAAATATCTTGAAGATTGGTTAGAATTGTTCTCTAATCTTCGGAAAGGGCATCAAATTCACCAAACAATTTTACAAGAAGACAATCTTACTAGGATAGTAGAGATTCCACGAAGGATTTTAACGAGTTTCATTGATCCATGGAATCTTTATCCCCTAGACGAAACTAAGGCTTCCTGCATTCATAGGTGCGCGGAAATGATTCTTGATTTTCGATGGAAAGGATTTTTAACAGCAGATGCTACCAATGATATAGATAGTacagttttaaaaattatattcaacaTCAACACAG CAATAAAAGATGAAGAAGACTCTGAAGAAATAATGGATGAGTTATCAAAATATCTGGAAGGATATTGGAtcgaaatatcaaaaatttctacaatcgatgagattataaaaattttgaaaacaaatgaaaaaactGTTAATGAtcatgtaataaatttattaaaatctaaAATCCCAGCGGAAAAAATGATCGGTGTATTAGCTGGTTTATCGAACGAGTAG
- the LOC100882323 gene encoding protein SAAL1 isoform X1 has protein sequence MESTSDVQESENDKVEPNVVLETEQVEESEIETLKGDSVGDTLYSSKWIINILLSISNVFEDGWNTKLENDLCTLWDMSTERDIVEFLVDNDFFKVAEYTLNSSEEPRLTEIILGILGNMTCEPVVLELLGAHEELLETILRHLSSEDSATLVQILRLLRSALWNIQNNPESKWRVNLRNSTFLREVVPFILKSSTNEELLIATTSFLRSSAEIDLPTGKTLLDELFDSSSFLPGMLESFEEVLPQDEGQYSASTLKYLEDWLELFSNLRKGHQIHQTILQEDNLTRIVEIPRRILTSFIDPWNLYPLDETKASCIHRCAEMILDFRWKGFLTADATNDIDSTVLKIIFNINTAIKDEEDSEEIMDELSKYLEGYWIEISKISTIDEIIKILKTNEKTVNDHVINLLKSKIPAEKMIGVLAGLSNE, from the exons ATGGAAAGCACGAGCGATGTTCAAGAAAGTGAAAATGATAAAGTGGAACCAAACGTGGTATTGGAAACGGAGCAAGTTGAGGAAAgtgaaattgaaacattgaaaggAGATTCTGTAGGTGATACTCTTTACAGTAGCAAATGGATAATAAATATCTTGCTTTCGATATCAAAT gtTTTTGAAGATGGCTGgaatacaaaattagaaaatgactTGTGTACTTTATGGGATATGAGCACAGAGAGGGACATCGTTGAATTTCTGGTGGATAATGACTTTTTTAAAGTAgctgagtacactttaaattcTTCTGAAGAACCAAGACTAACG GAAATAATTTTGGGAATACTTGGAAACATGACTTGTGAACCAGTAGTGCTTGAATTACTAGGGGCACATGAGGAACTTCTTGAAACTATTCTTCGTCATCTTTCTTCTGAAGACAGTGCCACATTAGTACAAATTCTTCGACTTTTGCGTTCTGCACTTTGGAATATTCAGAATAATCCTGAATCAAAGTGGAGagttaatttgagaaattcaacTTTTTTAAGAGAAGTAGTTCCTTTCATCTTAAAAAGTTCCACAAATG AGGAACTTTTAATAGCAACAACAAGTTTTCTGCGTTCTTCAGCAGAAATTGACCTTCCTACTGGTAAAACATTATTGGATGAATTGTTTGATTCATCTAGTTTTTTACCAG GAATGTTAGAATCTTTTGAAGAAGTTCTTCCTCAAGATGAGGGACAGTATTCAGCTTCAACCTTAAAATATCTTGAAGATTGGTTAGAATTGTTCTCTAATCTTCGGAAAGGGCATCAAATTCACCAAACAATTTTACAAGAAGACAATCTTACTAGGATAGTAGAGATTCCACGAAGGATTTTAACGAGTTTCATTGATCCATGGAATCTTTATCCCCTAGACGAAACTAAGGCTTCCTGCATTCATAGGTGCGCGGAAATGATTCTTGATTTTCGATGGAAAGGATTTTTAACAGCAGATGCTACCAATGATATAGATAGTacagttttaaaaattatattcaacaTCAACACAG CAATAAAAGATGAAGAAGACTCTGAAGAAATAATGGATGAGTTATCAAAATATCTGGAAGGATATTGGAtcgaaatatcaaaaatttctacaatcgatgagattataaaaattttgaaaacaaatgaaaaaactGTTAATGAtcatgtaataaatttattaaaatctaaAATCCCAGCGGAAAAAATGATCGGTGTATTAGCTGGTTTATCGAACGAGTAG
- the LOC100882213 gene encoding kynurenine/alpha-aminoadipate aminotransferase, mitochondrial has translation MDFAKFLTSVTNRRRSGMLRQLAKKFLETENGISLSNGMPNTATFPFEEIAVTYKDGTKVRLVGDELSWSLQYGPSQGYLPLLTKMREFQEYWHKPIQNNWDVLFTSGSMEGCSKVFEMTLEVGDPVMVQVPTYDGILNALRPFMPEFIGITQDENGILPAHIMQICKERSLSGKKMPKVLYVNPTGANPTGTVLTESRKKQIVELAQTYNFLILEDDPYYFLHFLDKSPPSFFELDNCGRVIRLDSFSKILSAGLRLGVVTAHKEFIKKLTMHMETTSIHPSSLSQMLLYKLLDSWGMQKLQLHLNDIQKFYHERRDIMLNLIEKHLTGLVEWYVPNAGMFCWVKVNGLENVSDLAMKKCINEGIFLVPGHACNYDTLKPDQHLRLCYSFATPEQIDKALSILAKLIREETAKNKQK, from the exons AtggattttgcaaaatttttaacgaGCGTCACAAATAGACGTAGGTCAGGCATGCTTCGTCAATTGG CCAAAAAGTTTCTGGAAACTGAGAATGGAATATCTCTGTCTAACGGAATGCCAAATACTGCGACGTTTCCTTTTGAAGAAATTGCAGTGACATATAAAGACGGCACCAAAGTCAGATTAGTAGGCGATGAGTTATCCTGGTCGCTTCAGTATGGTCCCTCCCAAGG ATACCTACCGTTGCTGACAAAAATGCGAGAGTTCCAAGAATATTGGCATAAACCGATACAAAATAACTGGGACGTACTTTTCACGTCAGGATCCATGGAAGGATGTAGTAAGGTTTTCGAAATGACGTTGGAAGTTGGAGATCCTGTTATGGTTCAAGTGCCAACTTACGATGGAATTCTTAATGcg cTTCGACCATTTATGCCGGAATTTATTGGAATAACCCAAGATGAGAACGGAATACTACCAGCACATATAATGCAAATTTGCAAAGAAAGATCTCTGAGTGGAAAAAAAATGCCGAAG GTTTTGTACGTGAATCCAACAGGAGCAAATCCGACTGGAACAGTTCTGACTGAATCCCGAAAGAAACAGATTGTCGAATTAGCTCAAACGTATAACTTTTTGATCCTCGAAGATGATCCTTACTATTTCCTTCATTTTCTTGATAAGTCACCTCCATCATTTTTTGAGCTGGATAATTGTGGACGTGTAATACGTTTAGACTCTTTTAGTAAAATTCTCAGTGCCGGTTTGCGATTAGGTGTTGTTACAGCACATAaagaattcattaaaaaattaaccaTGCATATGGAAACAACTAGTATACATCCCTCGTCTCTATCACAG atgCTGTTGTATAAATTGTTAGACTCATGGGGCATGCAAAAGCTACAGCTTCATTTGAacgatattcaaaaattttatcatGAAAGACGCGATATTATGTTAAATTTAATTGAGAAACATCTAACAG GGTTAGTTGAATGGTACGTTCCAAATGCTGGAATGTTTTGTTGGGTAAAAGTTAATGGACTTGAAAATGTGTCGGATTTGGCGATGAAGAAATGTATTAACGAAGGAATATTTCTTGTTCCTGGTCACGCATGTAATTATGATACCTTGAAACCAGATCAACATCTCAGACTTTGTTACAGTTTCGCGACCCCCGAACAAATCGACAAG GCGCTGTCGATTCTAGCAAAATTAATACGTGAAGAAACAGCgaaaaataaacagaaataa
- the LOC100878507 gene encoding uncharacterized protein LOC100878507 isoform X2: MGSVVGSNVNVSNGTTRRMDSTTFLPEATPTLSEREQLKIEFYKTYDVMTGVRIAATLGGFFGLMILLLVYKSRCKSSKQLEDPRLTAAAAAAVAEAEAEERALAAALEAITRLPPRPDRGPRRSLCVEVTQSHSPRIGPRFASVGGGYEALLTAPTKQPNLAPPEEQRRCSSVTCSSTGSSYLERRGSAMPVPCLPLHPAFSTKHSAHDEPWDLYYPIDIQVIQPTPELSPCTSEAGLYANELMITGTAGKRAPLASMGSVDPPEPDSSFDHSKSLGSDSVFLRTDEQEECLDTEDEVSGFSTDSETPGPSCRRFLRVPSKKKKIVEKWDGCAGCVPRRRPGGKPCQTCHSISAAVETSGSQAASTSSSSQSSLGSPPCSPAIELRHRPPPAPLPSNPPVWSQETLF, from the exons ATGGGGAGTGTCGTGGGCAGTAACGTAAACGTAAGCAACGGAACGACGAGGAGGATGGACTCGACGACGTTCCTGCCAGAAGCGACGCCGACCCTCAGCGAACGAGAACAActcaaaattgaattttacaaaACCTACGATGTTATGACCGGAGTCAGAATTGCAGCGACTCTCGGTGGTTTTTTCGGTCTTATGATTCTTCTGCTTGTCTATAAAAGCAG GTGTAAATCGAGCAAGCAGTTGGAAGATCCAAGACTGACCGCAGCAGCGGCCGCAGCGGTAGCTGAAGCAGAAGCTGAGGAAAGAGCTCTCGCAGCCGCCCTCGAAGCCATTACTAGATTACCACCTAGACCAGACAGGGGTCCCAGAAGGTCTCTTTGTGTTGAG GTGACTCAATCTCATTCTCCAAGAATCGGCCCGCGTTTCGCATCAGTCGGAGGTGGTTACGAGGCTCTATTAACAGCGCCAACGAAGCAACCAAATTTGGCACCTCCGGAAGAACAGAGAAGATGCAGTTCCGTGACTTGTAGCAGTACTGGAAGTAGTTATCTCGAGAGGAGAGGGTCTGCGATGCCCGTACCATGTCTGCCGCTTCATCCTGCGTTTTCGACGAAACACTCTGCCCACGACGAACCCTGGGACCTTTATTATCCAATTGATATTCAA GTAATCCAGCCAACCCCTGAGCTTTCTCCATGCACAAGTGAAGCAGGTCTTTATGCAAATGAATTGATGATCACAGGAACTGCTGGTAAAAGAGCACCATTGGCTTCCATGGGCAGCGTAGATCCTCCTGAACCAGATTCAAG CTTTGATCATTCAAAATCACTGGGTTCTGACTCAGTCTTCCTGAGAACCGATGAGCAGGAAGAGTGTCTAGATACAGAGGATGAGGTGTCTGGTTTCTCAACCGATTCTGAAACACCTGGTCCCAGTTGTCGACGATTTCTTCGTGTACCTTCCAAGAAAAAGAAGATTGTTGAGAAATGGGATGGTTGTGCTGGATGTGTTCCTAGACGACGGCCTGGAGGAAAACCATGCCAAACTTGCCACAGCATCAGCGCAGCTGTTGAAACTTCAGG ATCTCAGGCAGCATCTACGAGCTCTAGCAGCCAGAGTAGCCTCGGTTCTCCACCGTGTTCACCGGCCATCGAGCTCAGACATAGACCACCACCAGCGCCATTACCGTCGAATCCACCTGTCTGGTCGCAAGAAACATTGTTTTAA
- the LOC100878507 gene encoding uncharacterized protein LOC100878507 isoform X1 — protein sequence MPIPASIDRGMGSVVGSNVNVSNGTTRRMDSTTFLPEATPTLSEREQLKIEFYKTYDVMTGVRIAATLGGFFGLMILLLVYKSRCKSSKQLEDPRLTAAAAAAVAEAEAEERALAAALEAITRLPPRPDRGPRRSLCVEVTQSHSPRIGPRFASVGGGYEALLTAPTKQPNLAPPEEQRRCSSVTCSSTGSSYLERRGSAMPVPCLPLHPAFSTKHSAHDEPWDLYYPIDIQVIQPTPELSPCTSEAGLYANELMITGTAGKRAPLASMGSVDPPEPDSSFDHSKSLGSDSVFLRTDEQEECLDTEDEVSGFSTDSETPGPSCRRFLRVPSKKKKIVEKWDGCAGCVPRRRPGGKPCQTCHSISAAVETSGSQAASTSSSSQSSLGSPPCSPAIELRHRPPPAPLPSNPPVWSQETLF from the exons ATGCCGATTCCTGCGTCCATCGATAGAG gtATGGGGAGTGTCGTGGGCAGTAACGTAAACGTAAGCAACGGAACGACGAGGAGGATGGACTCGACGACGTTCCTGCCAGAAGCGACGCCGACCCTCAGCGAACGAGAACAActcaaaattgaattttacaaaACCTACGATGTTATGACCGGAGTCAGAATTGCAGCGACTCTCGGTGGTTTTTTCGGTCTTATGATTCTTCTGCTTGTCTATAAAAGCAG GTGTAAATCGAGCAAGCAGTTGGAAGATCCAAGACTGACCGCAGCAGCGGCCGCAGCGGTAGCTGAAGCAGAAGCTGAGGAAAGAGCTCTCGCAGCCGCCCTCGAAGCCATTACTAGATTACCACCTAGACCAGACAGGGGTCCCAGAAGGTCTCTTTGTGTTGAG GTGACTCAATCTCATTCTCCAAGAATCGGCCCGCGTTTCGCATCAGTCGGAGGTGGTTACGAGGCTCTATTAACAGCGCCAACGAAGCAACCAAATTTGGCACCTCCGGAAGAACAGAGAAGATGCAGTTCCGTGACTTGTAGCAGTACTGGAAGTAGTTATCTCGAGAGGAGAGGGTCTGCGATGCCCGTACCATGTCTGCCGCTTCATCCTGCGTTTTCGACGAAACACTCTGCCCACGACGAACCCTGGGACCTTTATTATCCAATTGATATTCAA GTAATCCAGCCAACCCCTGAGCTTTCTCCATGCACAAGTGAAGCAGGTCTTTATGCAAATGAATTGATGATCACAGGAACTGCTGGTAAAAGAGCACCATTGGCTTCCATGGGCAGCGTAGATCCTCCTGAACCAGATTCAAG CTTTGATCATTCAAAATCACTGGGTTCTGACTCAGTCTTCCTGAGAACCGATGAGCAGGAAGAGTGTCTAGATACAGAGGATGAGGTGTCTGGTTTCTCAACCGATTCTGAAACACCTGGTCCCAGTTGTCGACGATTTCTTCGTGTACCTTCCAAGAAAAAGAAGATTGTTGAGAAATGGGATGGTTGTGCTGGATGTGTTCCTAGACGACGGCCTGGAGGAAAACCATGCCAAACTTGCCACAGCATCAGCGCAGCTGTTGAAACTTCAGG ATCTCAGGCAGCATCTACGAGCTCTAGCAGCCAGAGTAGCCTCGGTTCTCCACCGTGTTCACCGGCCATCGAGCTCAGACATAGACCACCACCAGCGCCATTACCGTCGAATCCACCTGTCTGGTCGCAAGAAACATTGTTTTAA